The following proteins come from a genomic window of Corallococcus sp. NCRR:
- a CDS encoding outer membrane beta-barrel domain-containing protein produces the protein MRPFRSIALLVAAVPALAFAQGASPAQPPAAPGPDATAPASPSPAEPPERQRTERDAPAVPQSQPEATPATPAAPAVTGEDDTDNAPSSQAPEAQAPAATPPTDAPVLDSGEAPRTTDAQQQRLVNGAPLYNPNVNVHIVQKKRFADEGKHELVLYPAAVQVNGKFTNHVGTALNYVYHLQENFALQVGGQYNWYSDESDFNLELIDKVREQAQAASSLLLQWGAHAGVEVTPLYGKFAFFNNSLAQFSVVLSGGAGIGKTRHLIRPEVANEVDGETYQVPARFGDTGNKFLGEVGGGFRVQFGEHYALRLEVRDLIYTARVDKVDGCNLADFEALEAARAANQPFDGLNLSGSCKVSKFDGVDPKTKKNYREDIILGRDLVAEPSSDVLNNVSFYAGFSVLF, from the coding sequence ATGCGACCCTTCCGTTCCATCGCGCTCCTCGTTGCCGCGGTGCCTGCCCTCGCGTTCGCGCAAGGCGCCTCTCCGGCGCAGCCGCCGGCCGCTCCGGGGCCGGATGCGACCGCGCCGGCCTCTCCTTCACCGGCCGAGCCGCCGGAGCGTCAGCGCACCGAGCGCGACGCGCCGGCCGTGCCCCAGTCCCAGCCTGAAGCCACGCCGGCGACTCCGGCCGCGCCCGCCGTCACCGGTGAGGACGACACCGACAACGCGCCGTCCTCGCAGGCTCCGGAAGCCCAGGCTCCGGCCGCCACGCCTCCCACGGACGCGCCGGTGCTGGACTCCGGCGAGGCGCCGCGCACCACGGACGCGCAGCAGCAGCGGCTGGTGAATGGCGCGCCGCTCTACAACCCGAACGTCAACGTCCACATCGTCCAGAAGAAGCGCTTCGCGGACGAGGGCAAGCACGAGCTGGTGCTCTATCCCGCCGCCGTGCAGGTGAACGGCAAGTTCACCAACCACGTGGGCACCGCGCTGAATTACGTCTACCACCTGCAGGAGAACTTCGCGCTCCAGGTGGGCGGCCAGTACAACTGGTACTCGGACGAGAGCGACTTCAACCTGGAGCTCATCGACAAGGTGCGCGAGCAGGCCCAGGCCGCTTCGTCGCTGCTCCTCCAGTGGGGCGCGCACGCGGGCGTCGAAGTGACGCCGCTCTACGGCAAGTTCGCCTTCTTCAACAACTCGCTGGCGCAGTTCAGCGTGGTGCTCTCAGGCGGCGCGGGCATCGGCAAGACGCGCCACCTCATCCGCCCGGAGGTGGCGAACGAGGTGGACGGCGAGACGTACCAGGTGCCCGCGCGCTTCGGCGACACGGGCAACAAGTTCCTGGGTGAGGTGGGCGGCGGCTTCCGCGTGCAGTTCGGTGAGCACTACGCCCTGCGCCTGGAGGTCCGCGACCTCATCTACACCGCGCGCGTGGACAAGGTGGACGGCTGCAACCTGGCGGACTTCGAGGCGCTGGAGGCCGCGCGTGCCGCCAACCAGCCCTTCGACGGCCTCAACCTGAGCGGCAGCTGCAAGGTGTCCAAGTTCGACGGCGTGGACCCGAAGACGAAGAAGAACTACCGCGAGGACATCATCCTCGGGCGGGATCTCGTCGCCGAGCCTTCGTCGGACGTCCTCAACAACGTCAGCTTCTACGCTGGCTTCTCGGTGCTCTTCTAA
- a CDS encoding tetratricopeptide repeat protein — protein MSRLLRLLVVLGPLAVPSMALAQQDVGTYNRALSAFNEGKLDTAAPLFAQLAEGQDADLKGKAEFYLAQTFAKKELPVAAFISYAAIVNAGPKHPSYLKAIEGLVDMQQRLDEQNLIPSILNQAYTDEVRDQWVTLPKEVLARINYLVGTASQRRMRFEESRALLEAVPADSRVYAKARYLLGTVLADPRFPGRPGEGETLDKEAIAAFQAVLTTKEPQVELPETRELALLALGRVHYRRGEYADAVKAYERVPRYARFWDQALFENGFARFQNEDFGGALGSLQALHAPQFEGAFQPESWILKATVYYYSCLYDEVKTTLAAFDERYGPMAKQLEPFTGEDVAPINAFNLVASENRRLPRAVYLWIRNNERIREVMRTLSRVDQEKRAISEGPWKGTPFAAQTVASLEDIRTTLLQVGGTLAKNRIQEAADNLRTFSDQAEIIRVQTALDEKDLFSEGVDQKALLSRQTLYRPKMPGADYNYWRFQGEFWIDEIGYYQYTLKRGCPARQEK, from the coding sequence ATGTCCCGACTGCTCCGACTCCTCGTCGTCCTCGGGCCCCTCGCCGTGCCCTCGATGGCCCTCGCCCAGCAGGACGTGGGCACCTACAACCGCGCGCTGTCCGCCTTCAACGAAGGCAAGCTGGACACCGCCGCCCCCCTCTTCGCGCAGCTGGCGGAAGGGCAGGACGCGGACCTGAAGGGCAAGGCCGAGTTCTACCTGGCGCAGACCTTCGCCAAGAAGGAGCTGCCCGTCGCGGCCTTCATCTCCTACGCGGCCATCGTCAACGCCGGCCCCAAGCACCCCTCGTACCTGAAGGCCATCGAGGGGCTGGTGGACATGCAGCAGCGGCTGGATGAGCAGAACCTCATCCCCAGCATCCTCAACCAGGCCTACACCGACGAGGTGCGCGACCAGTGGGTCACGCTGCCCAAGGAGGTCCTGGCGCGCATCAACTACCTGGTCGGCACCGCCAGCCAGCGCCGCATGCGCTTCGAGGAGTCCCGCGCGCTGCTGGAGGCCGTGCCCGCCGACAGCCGCGTCTACGCGAAGGCCCGCTACCTGCTGGGCACCGTGCTCGCGGACCCGCGCTTCCCGGGGCGTCCCGGGGAAGGGGAGACGCTGGACAAGGAGGCCATCGCCGCGTTCCAGGCCGTGCTGACCACGAAGGAGCCGCAGGTGGAGCTGCCGGAGACGCGCGAGCTGGCGCTGCTGGCGCTGGGCCGTGTGCACTACCGCCGCGGCGAGTACGCGGACGCGGTGAAGGCGTATGAACGCGTGCCCCGCTACGCGCGCTTCTGGGATCAGGCCCTGTTCGAGAACGGCTTCGCCCGCTTCCAGAACGAGGACTTCGGCGGCGCGCTGGGCAGCCTCCAGGCGCTGCACGCGCCGCAGTTCGAGGGCGCCTTCCAGCCCGAGTCGTGGATCCTCAAGGCGACCGTCTATTACTACTCGTGCCTCTACGACGAGGTGAAGACGACGCTGGCCGCGTTCGACGAGCGCTATGGGCCCATGGCGAAGCAGCTGGAGCCCTTCACCGGCGAGGACGTGGCGCCCATCAACGCCTTCAACCTGGTGGCCTCCGAGAACCGCCGCCTGCCGCGCGCCGTCTACCTGTGGATCCGCAACAACGAGCGCATTCGCGAAGTGATGCGGACCCTGTCGCGCGTGGACCAGGAGAAGCGCGCCATCAGCGAAGGCCCCTGGAAGGGGACGCCGTTCGCCGCGCAGACGGTGGCGTCGCTCGAGGACATCCGCACCACGCTGCTCCAGGTGGGCGGCACGCTGGCGAAGAACCGCATCCAGGAGGCCGCGGACAACCTCCGCACCTTCTCCGACCAGGCGGAGATCATCCGCGTGCAGACGGCGCTGGATGAGAAGGACCTCTTCTCCGAGGGCGTGGACCAGAAGGCGCTGCTCTCCCGCCAGACGCTCTACCGCCCGAAGATGCCCGGCGCGGACTACAACTACTGGCGCTTCCAGGGCGAGTTCTGGATCGACGAGATCGGCTACTACCAGTACACGCTCAAGCGTGGCTGCCCCGCTCGCCAGGAGAAGTAG
- a CDS encoding tetratricopeptide repeat protein, with translation MKVVLRFGALAVGVALAAGGVGEAAEETAPPRKVATKKSSSKAAARKAESASKKDKEAAKKAELPPGVAPQDMRKGPARVKPATAKFADMPRIADSKKDALADKKRDEAIEGFKRLIPKLQETSTQKAEMQYRLSELYWEKSKYLYQLEMEKFLAAEKAYDAAVARGEKAAAPEQDHRESERYRAETMRIYEAILAEYPDYPARDEVLFSLGYNLYELNRRDDAVKRYEELIRDFPKSQFVPDAYIQLGNHYFENNKLAPAKENYEKARDSGVPKIYAYATYKLSWCDFNAGDLDAGLKKLHEVVDYASQRGEELGDLRTEALNDLTVFYVQLDQPKEALAYFKEKAPAKRQGRLLAKTAAGLVDAGHFDSAILVYRTLIDDSPMGANAPEYQQAVVRAFEGLRQRQQVRKEMKRMVDLYRPGGEWWTANASNAGVLRNAFSVTEEAMRVMVTEYHQEAQKTRQVETYRLARDIYKQYVDAFASSDNPEFVADSAFNIRFFYAEILWALEEWEAAAGEYDAVVAFKIPDRDSAKEVSNEAYRKSASYNAVLAYDKLVKIERGQIAKSDLKDGQKVDEKKDKGDVAKQKLVKRDAKEQAEQPLTKFEDRLVAACDTYNTLFPGNQDEIDLRYQAAVILYDRAHFVDAARRFGEIIEKFPEERRSRDAADLTMYVLESREEWQELNTLSRKFLSNKKLSKPGSDFALRVSRVVEGSQYKYVDEVVYKKEKNPAKAAEEFLSFVTEFPKSENADRALTYAMVIAQEAGEVDKGITAGERVLKEYPNSNFELKTRYTLSGLYEKVAEFKKAAAMSESFVAEYDAALKARESQSKKDKEKKAKATPVAKKDDTPGAVEDVESKRAQRAAERKAQVDAAGEWVADALFNAGVWYDGLGESQKAVTAWNNYLARFKDRKDVPQVAFSIGLVWEKEKKWGDAARAFNRFVEDYGRDSRTAAGQAYLARYHELLAYQKMKDVRGQEKAQDELVRGWNKLPEGVRKDTAVLNAYGHARFLALEPTWKRFSDIKFTRVSTIRRDLQAKQKEMLRVEKEYAAVLATGSGEWGIAALTRIGLAYADFARNIMDSPDPSGLDDEQLSMYRGELENLAMPLEEKSNEALEKGLQKAYELGIYSEWTLAAQDQINTLRPGAYAQVKPVTYRGSSDSRIASGVLKDLNGPISASAEPKPAATTPAPEAVPAGGAKPAPPEGTPEGSGAAKPEPTASLEGVRP, from the coding sequence ATGAAGGTGGTTCTTCGGTTCGGTGCACTGGCGGTGGGCGTCGCGCTCGCGGCCGGTGGGGTGGGGGAGGCGGCGGAGGAGACGGCACCGCCGCGCAAGGTGGCGACGAAGAAGTCCTCCTCGAAGGCGGCGGCCAGGAAGGCCGAGTCCGCGAGCAAGAAGGACAAGGAGGCGGCGAAGAAGGCGGAGCTGCCGCCCGGCGTGGCGCCCCAGGACATGCGCAAGGGCCCGGCGCGGGTGAAGCCGGCCACGGCCAAGTTCGCGGACATGCCGCGCATCGCGGACTCCAAGAAGGACGCGCTGGCGGACAAGAAGCGCGACGAGGCCATTGAAGGCTTCAAGCGCCTCATCCCCAAGCTGCAGGAGACCTCCACGCAGAAGGCGGAGATGCAATACCGCCTGTCGGAGCTCTACTGGGAGAAGTCCAAGTACCTCTACCAGTTGGAGATGGAGAAGTTCCTCGCGGCGGAGAAGGCCTACGACGCCGCCGTGGCGCGCGGGGAGAAGGCCGCCGCGCCGGAGCAGGACCACCGCGAGTCCGAGCGCTACCGCGCGGAGACGATGCGCATCTACGAGGCCATCCTCGCCGAGTACCCGGACTACCCGGCCCGCGACGAGGTCCTCTTCTCCCTGGGCTACAACCTCTACGAGCTCAACCGCCGCGACGACGCGGTGAAGCGCTACGAGGAGCTGATCCGCGACTTCCCGAAGTCACAGTTCGTCCCGGACGCGTACATCCAGCTGGGCAACCACTACTTCGAGAACAACAAGCTCGCGCCCGCCAAGGAGAACTACGAGAAGGCGCGCGACTCCGGCGTTCCCAAGATCTACGCCTACGCCACCTACAAGCTGTCCTGGTGTGACTTCAACGCGGGCGACCTGGACGCGGGCCTGAAGAAGCTCCACGAGGTGGTGGACTACGCGAGCCAGCGCGGCGAGGAGCTGGGCGACCTGCGCACGGAGGCCCTCAACGACCTCACCGTCTTCTACGTCCAGTTGGATCAGCCGAAGGAGGCGCTCGCCTACTTCAAGGAGAAGGCCCCGGCGAAGCGCCAGGGCCGGCTGCTCGCGAAGACGGCCGCGGGCCTGGTGGACGCGGGCCACTTCGACAGCGCCATCCTGGTGTACCGCACGCTCATCGACGATTCGCCCATGGGCGCGAACGCGCCGGAGTACCAGCAGGCGGTGGTGCGCGCGTTCGAGGGCCTTCGCCAGCGCCAGCAGGTCCGCAAGGAGATGAAGCGGATGGTGGACCTCTACCGCCCGGGTGGCGAGTGGTGGACCGCCAACGCCAGCAACGCGGGCGTGCTGCGCAACGCCTTCAGCGTCACCGAAGAGGCCATGCGCGTGATGGTCACCGAGTACCACCAGGAGGCGCAGAAGACGCGCCAGGTGGAGACCTACCGGCTCGCGCGCGACATCTACAAGCAGTACGTGGACGCGTTCGCCTCCAGCGACAACCCGGAGTTCGTGGCGGACTCCGCCTTCAACATCCGCTTCTTCTACGCCGAAATCCTCTGGGCCCTGGAGGAGTGGGAGGCCGCCGCCGGTGAGTACGACGCCGTGGTGGCGTTCAAGATCCCGGACCGCGACTCCGCGAAGGAGGTCTCCAACGAGGCCTACCGCAAGAGCGCCTCGTACAACGCGGTGCTCGCCTACGACAAGCTCGTCAAGATTGAACGCGGCCAGATCGCCAAGAGCGACCTGAAGGACGGCCAGAAGGTCGACGAGAAGAAGGACAAGGGCGACGTCGCCAAGCAGAAGCTGGTGAAGCGCGACGCCAAGGAGCAGGCCGAGCAGCCGCTCACGAAGTTCGAGGACCGGCTGGTCGCCGCGTGCGACACGTACAACACCCTGTTCCCGGGCAACCAGGATGAGATCGACCTGCGCTACCAGGCCGCCGTCATCCTCTACGACCGCGCGCACTTCGTGGACGCGGCCCGCCGCTTCGGGGAGATCATCGAGAAGTTCCCGGAGGAGCGCCGTTCGCGCGACGCCGCGGACCTGACCATGTACGTGCTGGAGAGCCGCGAGGAGTGGCAGGAGCTCAACACGCTCTCGCGCAAGTTCCTCTCCAACAAGAAGCTGTCCAAGCCCGGCTCGGACTTCGCCCTGCGCGTCTCTCGCGTGGTGGAGGGCAGCCAGTACAAGTACGTGGACGAGGTCGTCTACAAGAAGGAGAAGAACCCGGCGAAGGCCGCCGAGGAGTTCCTGTCCTTCGTGACCGAGTTCCCCAAGTCGGAGAACGCGGACCGCGCGCTCACCTACGCGATGGTCATCGCGCAGGAGGCCGGTGAGGTGGACAAGGGCATCACCGCCGGTGAGCGCGTCCTCAAGGAGTACCCGAACAGCAACTTCGAATTGAAGACGCGCTACACGCTGTCCGGCCTCTACGAGAAGGTCGCCGAGTTCAAGAAGGCCGCGGCCATGTCCGAGTCCTTCGTGGCCGAGTACGACGCGGCCCTCAAGGCCCGCGAGTCCCAGTCGAAGAAGGACAAGGAGAAGAAGGCCAAGGCCACCCCCGTCGCGAAGAAGGACGACACGCCGGGCGCCGTGGAGGACGTGGAGTCCAAGCGCGCGCAGAGGGCCGCCGAGCGCAAGGCGCAGGTGGACGCGGCGGGCGAGTGGGTGGCGGATGCCCTCTTCAACGCGGGCGTCTGGTACGACGGCCTGGGCGAGTCCCAGAAGGCCGTGACAGCGTGGAACAACTACCTGGCGCGCTTCAAGGACCGCAAGGACGTGCCGCAGGTGGCCTTCTCCATCGGCCTCGTCTGGGAGAAGGAGAAGAAGTGGGGCGACGCGGCCCGCGCCTTCAACCGGTTCGTGGAGGACTACGGCCGTGACTCGCGCACCGCCGCGGGGCAGGCGTACCTGGCGCGGTACCACGAGCTGCTCGCGTACCAGAAGATGAAGGACGTGCGCGGCCAGGAGAAGGCGCAGGACGAGCTGGTGCGCGGCTGGAACAAGCTGCCGGAGGGCGTGCGCAAGGACACCGCGGTGCTCAACGCGTACGGCCACGCGCGCTTCCTGGCGCTGGAGCCCACGTGGAAGCGCTTCAGCGACATCAAGTTCACGCGCGTCTCCACCATCCGCCGCGACCTGCAGGCCAAGCAGAAGGAGATGCTGCGCGTGGAGAAGGAGTACGCGGCGGTGCTCGCCACGGGCTCCGGCGAGTGGGGCATCGCGGCGCTGACCCGCATCGGCCTCGCGTACGCGGACTTCGCCCGCAACATCATGGACTCGCCGGATCCGTCCGGTCTGGATGACGAACAGCTCAGCATGTACCGCGGCGAGCTGGAGAACCTGGCGATGCCCCTGGAGGAGAAGTCCAACGAGGCGCTGGAGAAGGGCCTCCAGAAGGCCTACGAGCTGGGCATCTACAGCGAGTGGACGCTGGCCGCGCAGGATCAGATCAACACGCTGCGCCCGGGGGCCTACGCCCAGGTGAAGCCGGTGACGTACCGGGGCAGCAGTGATTCGCGCATCGCCTCGGGCGTGCTGAAGGACCTCAACGGCCCCATCAGCGCCTCCGCGGAGCCGAAGCCCGCCGCGACGACTCCCGCGCCGGAAGCCGTGCCGGCCGGGGGCGCGAAGCCCGCGCCGCCCGAGGGCACGCCGGAAGGCTCCGGCGCCGCGAAGCCTGAACCCACCGCGTCGCTCGAGGGGGTGCGGCCGTGA